From Ciconia boyciana chromosome 18, ASM3463844v1, whole genome shotgun sequence:
CTGGCGGACACAGGCGGCCCTGGAGAGACCAGGCCCGTGGCAGTGCAATGGCAGCGTGGTGGCAGCCTGGCACCATCTTggggagccgggcaggggaGCGGCACCGTGGCTGTGCCACGCGGCACCGCGGCTGTGCCACACGGCCCCGCTCACGCTGCTACCGCGGGTGGCAACTGATGGACCGGGTTGGTGACAGCAGCCTCGTGTACGGGTGTTCACAGCCCTGCGCCATGCTGTGCCCCCGCCCGGGGGCTCCCGTCGCTCCGCTCCTGGGGATGTCTCTGCCATAGAGCATCCCGTGGGGAAGGCTGCCTGGGTGGCAACCTCCCCGCAGCAAGTCAGACCAGCACCATCCCTGTCCAGCGTGCCCTGGCCCTCAGCAGAGCCGTCTGCTGGCTCCTCGCCCTCCCGAGCCGCCTGGCAGGCAGAGGCGACGGCACGCACCCTGCCAGGGACCGGGAAAGGCACCCGTCTGCTGCGGGAAGGCTGGGGCTGGTgcggggctgcctgcagccgcCCGGCCAGCAGAAGGGATGTAGTGACGAATGTGAAAAGTGCCTCTGCCGGGCAGCAGCGGAGAGAGCTGTGGAGAGAGCTGCCCAGAGGCGGGGACCCCGTGCAGCACCCCTGGCTGTGTGAGCACGGACAGGACAGGCAGCAGACGGGAGGACGGGGCAGCAGGAAGGCAGCGTGAGCTGGTGCGGActgagggcaggggctggccgGGTCACATCCTGCGTGGCAGCCCCGTGTGTGGCAgggggagctgctgggtgggacagggacaggaaaGGGACCTGCCTCCCAGCCTGGGCACAGGGGCCCCCAACCCCAGCGCGGGCCGGTGGAGCAGCATGGACGGAGCTGCTGGGACTGCCTGCCAGCCAGCTGCCACCTACTGCGGTCCCACTAAGAGGGGACCCTGCTGGGCCCCACGGCAGTGTCCAGCTCTGGTTCGAGCAGCTCATCTTCTGAGAAGCTGATGTGCAAGCAGGTGTCGTCCGCAGGGGAGAAGGGCAGCGTGCTGTCCGTGGGGCTGGCCAGGGTGGCCAAGTCCTTGGCCAGGGCTTCGCTGGCTGCAGGGTCGCGGATGCTGGCCAGGGGGGACATCTGCCCGCTCTCTCCAGTCCTGTCCTTGCCCATAGCGTGCTGGCAGGTCCCGGCACGGACGGGCTCCGTGCTGGAGGCAGCACTCCGTGAGGGAGTCCTTGCCTCGGGGTCCAAGAGGGTGAGCGAGCTAGCAGCGATGCTGGTGAGGCTGGAGATGCTTGGGCTGGGCAAGCTCACGTGGGCAGCGCTCTCGGGCTTCACCTCCACTTCCAGGCTCGGGGAGGTCTTGCTTGACCTTTTGCGTAGGATGGGCGGTGGCGGGTTGAGCTTGGGAATGGGCTGTTGCCGCCTGGGAAGCaaaagcagagggaggaggtgatGGGCAAGTACTTATCTGCATGGGGGCCTTGGGCTGGCCGCCCTAGGCTCTGCCAAAGACCTTTGCTGGGTCCCATCAGTGCAACCTATCGCCTACAAACGTCGGAGCTGGGGTGAAGTGATGTGGCAATGACCGTTTTGTGGCAGGGGGGCAGGCGCACGGCAGGCAGCGACCCCACAAGGGGACACGGTGTGTTTCTTGCCCCTGCTTATTGCACCTGAGCCAGTGCACAGCCCCTgggctgcctgtccctgtccttgcCCCTGAGTGTCCAGAACACAGcccttcttccccagcccctgctgcaggctctgctgACGCAAGCCCTCCGAAATGTGGCCTGTGCGGTGGGAGCCCtgccggggcagcagcagggagcaggagggtcTGCTCAGGGTGTTCCCGCTCCAGCCGGTGGGAGACAGAGGTGGCACATCCTACCTGTCCTCATCCCCTCTGTCCGTGTCGTCCACcttctgctggctgctcccGTTGAGCAGAGTGAACTCGCTGACCTCGGAGCCCTCCACGCGCCGGCTGAGCCCGTCCTGcccctccagcacagccaggcactCGTCCCCCTCCTTGCTGCCATAGCGGTGGCCACCCCTCTCCAGGCTGATGAGGTTGAGGTAGGAGTCCCCAgggcccagggctggcagcgagCCGGGGGCCACGGGGCTGCCCAGGATGCTGGCGGGGGTGGAGGTGGACGGCAAGTGGACGTCCAAGCTGTAGTGGTTCTTCAGGTTCAGGGAGAGGGACTGAGCCAGGGACAGGTTTTGCAAGGAGCGGTCAACTGGTGAGAGAGGGACAAGGGGCACGTGAAGAGCTGGGGACCTCCAACCCAGCTGCTCCCCTGGACCGCGAGGGGTGCAGAGATGCTCTGAAGCCCCCCAGAGCCTGCTGGGCGTGTACTGGGAGCACCCCAACCGCTCCCCAGGATCCCAAGGGGTGCAGAGATGCTCCAAAGCCCCCCCAGAGCCTGGCAGGCTGGTGCCGGGAGCATCCCAGCAGCTCCGCATGACCACGAGGGGTGCAGAGATGCTCTGAAGCGATGGTGCCGggggcaccccagcacccaaacAACCCCCACCCCGGTGCGGGGGTCCCTGCGCTCACCCGGCTGCCGGTGTTGCTCCCGGGCTTCCAGCACCGTCAGCTGCCGCACCAGCAAGGAGACGTGCTGCAGCAGGTCACGGTTGGTCAACAGGAGCTGCCGTACCCGGGCCTGCGCTTCGATCCGCGCCGCTGTTTCGGCCGCCAGTTGGTCCTTCAGCAGCTGCACCTGCGGGGATGGGGCGATGCGGGGCCGGGATGATGTGGGGACGGGGCGATGCCGGGACGGGGCGATGCCGGGACGGGGCGATGCGGGGCGAGGACGATGTGGGGATGGGGTGATGCGGGGATGGGGCGATGCCGGGACGGGGCAATGCGGGGCCGGGGCGATGCGGGGCCGGGGCGATGCGGGGATGGGGCGATGCGGGGATGGGGTGACGCAGGCCGGGGCGATGTGGGAAGGGGGCGATGCGGCGACAGGGCGATGCCGGGCCGGGGCGatgcggggccggggcggtgcGGGCCGGGACCAGCGTCCCCGGGATCCCCCGGGATCAGCGGCGCGGCGGCCCTCGAGCGCCccctgccggccccgccgcggcaccccgcccccccccgttcccccgccccgccccggagAGGGTCCCCTCGGTGGAGCTGTGGGCGGGGGGATGCGGCCGCATCCCGGGCCgggggggacaggaggagggGTCCGCTGCCCCCCGGGAACGTGAAACGAGTTGGGGGGTGCCCAGCCAGGGGGGCTCCGGGCTCCccgctctgctgctgctttgggggaAGGGGCACGGGGGGGGCGGCTTCCAACACCGGGATGAAACGGGAGCTGGTGGCTCTGTGGGGGCCCCCCATGACCCTGCTAGAGCGGCCCGGGCTTACGCGTGCAGCCAGCTCCATGTCTGGGGCAGCTGAGCCACGCTGCGAGCTGGGCTGCCAGCTGGGCTGTAAGCAACGCTGCGAGCTACGCTGCGAGCAATGCTGCGAGCTGGGCTGTGAGCAATGCTGTGAGCTACACCGTGAGCAATGCTGCGAGCTGGGCTGTGAGCAATGCTGCGAGCTACGCTGCGAGCAATGCTGCGACCTGGGCTGTAAGCAATGCTGTGAGCTACACCGTGAGCAATGCTGCGAGCTGGGCTGTGAGCAATGCTGTGAGCTACGCTGCGAGCAATGCTGCGAGCTGGGCTGTGAGCAATGCTGTGAGCTACGCCGTGAGCTGTGCTGCGAGCTGTGCTGTGAGCTGTGCTGCGAGCTCCCCGTActgctcccaccccagcacaggGTGCTTGCccccgctgccagcacagcctggagcagggagaggtgaAGGGCTGGTGCCGCCCGTGGGGAGGGCAGGACGCGTACCTGGGCCACGGCCACCTGcgtctgctgctgctgctggaggagctgctgctggagcagctggaggcagTGCTGGGAGGCCAGCGGGGTGATGGAGGCcgaggagcaggggctgcttgggctgagcagctgctgggagccGGCGGGGTGGAGGGAGCAGTTCTCGGTATCCTGGGCACAAAGAAATGGGCAGGGTGAGCAGACTGACAAGCTCAGGCTGGGATTTGGATCGTGCTTCCCCACGGCGCTGACCCCAGTGCGGCACAGCAGCCCTGGGCTCCCGTGCATCCCTGGCACCAAGGGACCGTTGAggggggcagccctgggctcGGCGTCAGGCGCTGCACGACTACGTGATCCCCAGGACAGCACGTTTCGGAGCGACTCCCGCGcccagggagctggcagggctgcgcTATCTGCATCTGGCCGTAGCTCCAAACAGGGAGGGCAGATCCCCGGGCAGGAGCCATTGGGGAGCGACCCAAATACCCCCCCACCTTCCTCATGATGCGGTTGCCCAGGCTGGGAGGTTTCTTGCTGCCTGAAGCATTTGCCAGCGGCAGCGGCCGTGCAGTGTCAGGGCTCTCAGCATATTAAAAGAACGCAGGCGGGCAGTGCGGGTGCTGGAGCACAGCGGTCCCAGCCCTTGGAGATACCCAGCGTGAGAAGGGCAGTGCACAAACTGAGCGATTTCGGAGCAGCCCCTGACCCAGCCGCAAGCCCCCTGCACTCCGGCACGGTGCTCAGAGCCCAGGGTCTGCTGGTTCGGCCCAGGGTGGGTGAGCTTGCAGCCACCTCACGCGCCCTGGGGACCGTGCGGTGGCCCCGTGCGTGGCTCACCTGGTCCTCTGTGGTACCGGGGGTCTTGGCGCGTCCCCCCCACAGCGCGTCCCCCCCACAAGCAGCCTCCCACCCTGGCAGCGGGGGTGTTTTAGGACGGTTCCCTCGCAGCGTGCCCCGCTGGGAGCCGGCCTGAGGCCGTTGCCTTTcctgccccctgccctcccctgttTGGGCAGCTCCAGCACCCCGAAGGAAAGCCCAGGAAAGCCCTGCCCTTCCAGCCACGGACATGGATCCCATGGAGTGCACTTCACCGCAGCTGTTTTCAGCCAGGCCCTGCGAGCGATACGATTGTGTGAGATGAAGCGATGCCATTCAGGCCGCCGGGAAGCGCTCACGGAGAAGCTCTGCGGAGCAGCTATTCATGACAGCGAAACCACTGCTTGCGCCAAACGTGCCCTGGGTGCCtgcgctgccggggctgggcccCCTCGGGGATGCTGCTCCCTGGGCCTGGGGGGCAAGGGGAGCCGGGGGTTGTTGTTGGGGCAGTGGGACGAGTGACTGCTGCAGAGCGGCACTGGGGGCACAGAAATCCACCCCGCGTGGCGGGGAAATGGTTGCCCTGCCAGAGATGCCGCCTCTTAGCTTCTGCCTGTTACGTGGATGCTGCCGTGCGAGGGGGGGTCCTGCCTCGCTTCTCCTTTCTAGCGCTGGGTGATCGCTCCAGCAGAGCCCCTCTGCGCTCTGCCCTGCCCACACCGGTGGGCTCTCCCGGGTTGTGCTTGAAGCCTGCTCAGCCACGCGCCATGCTCCCAGCTCTcgcctctccccctgccccggtgcTGGGACACAGCTTAGCTGGGGGTAACCCGGGTGCTGAACACCCTCCCCTGCCATGGGGGCTGTGAGAGCAGGGAGCCAGGAGGGGGGGTCTGCAACAGGGTCTCCATGAAAGCCCCTCGTCATCAAGCCATGATACAGTGTCCCCGAGCAGAAGGACCCCAGCAGGGGCAGAGCACGTGGCctgtcccccagcccaccccccATTACCTGGCAGTTTTTATCCTTTGAGGCTTGCCCAGGTTTCAGCACGCCAAGGTCCCCCCTGGCAGCGGGCAGCTCTCCGGGTCCCCTCTCGGACACACAGATGCCATCAGAGTCGACGCCAACTTCGTCAGCGTCTGTGATCTTGGAGCCCTTTATCTGGTGAACTTCAAACGAGACGGATAAATAAACCCAAGCCCCCCCTGCCGCAGGATCACAGCAAAGAGCCGGGGCCCCGAGCAGCGCTGGCAGCCAGGGCGGCAGCTCGGGGACAGTGGCCAGGACTTGCTTCAAGTCTCGGCGTGCTgcggaggggcagggggaagggagcgGGAGAAAGGGGCTGGTGCCTGCAGACCCTCAGCCCGCTGGACAAGGGGGCTTAGCCTccaccctcctgctgcctcGGAGGGGTGGGCAGACAGGGCGGATTCCCCATGCCCCCCATCCGAAGGGGCCCGAAGCTCTCGCTGTCACTAGAGCTGGCCCACGAAGGACGTGCCACCTTGCAGTTCTCCACCCAAATCATCCCTGCTGCTGAGGGAGGGGTCTGCCCGCGCCCCACGGGGAGCCGCGCATCACCTTCCAGCGGCTGCTCCTCGGCCGACTTGTCACTGGCACCGTCCGCCTGCCCGTCGGCGTTCTGCAGGGCGTGCTGCAGGCTCAGCTTGTGGCACACCTCGAAGGCCTGCCCCACCGTGCGCACCACCCGCATCGCCTGGCTCTGCGGAGCAAACCCGCACGCTCAGCCCCGCGGCGGCCACGCTGCTGCCCGCCATCGCCCCACGGCTGAGGGGAAAACTGGGAGCCTTCCCCCCGCTtcccgccccggggctgccccacgcTGCCGTCTCTTCCCATGGACCCGACACAGGGCATCCCCCCCGGTCCCCTGCTCTTGGAGATGGGTGCTTTCATCTCCGTGTGGCTGAAGCAGGCGGGCTgcgctgctgccagggctgggcaggaggggacaggcaCCAGGCACATTTTTTGGGGGCAAATCCAGTAGTGGCGCTGCCTCGGTCTCTCCCCAGGGGTCTGCACCCTCCAACCCAGCACGAGTTGGTGCGAGGTCCGTCAGAGACCTCTCGCCCGGGGAGGACCCAGCCGTAGCCCCGGCAGCACCCTACCTTCTTCTTTGATTTGAAGACGTTGCACCTGAAGGAGTTGTTAGCGCCGTCCCTTGCGATGtaactaaatattttcaggtcTTGCGAGTCGTGAGACACGTAGAAGATTCTAGGTGGGAGAGAGACAAAGGGAATTAAACACTGAGGGGAATCTCTGCCCCCAGACAACCTTGGAGGCTCCCATGTGTCCCCAGGACGGCCGGCTCACAGCACCCAGGGCCGGAGGAACGAGGCGGTGCCGCTGCACGGCCCCTCCTGCGATTTTCAAGGCAGGAGGCGACAGATTTAGAGAGCGTTCCTGGCTTGATGGAAAACCTTCTGGTTTCTGAAGCAGGCAAAGGCTTTTTAAAGATGCTGTGGGAAAGCTAAAAAATCGATAGTATTGGAAAGCGTGTGGCTATTTTTAGCCCCAGCGATTAATCCCTGCCCGGGCTGCAGCGTGGCACGACTGCCCGTACGGCGAACGCCCTGCCCGCCTCGGTGCAGCCAGCCCGGGGACCCAGCGTGGGTCCGTTCCCAGCAGCGGGCAAGTGGCACAGCACAAAAGCCAGCGTCCCCTGGATGCCTCTCCCAGGGATGCTGAGTGTACTCGgaggatttctctctctcctgttcaGGCtggctttttctcctccccgtgctgcaaaaccatttttaagGACCTTTTTGTATATTTGATTTAATCAGGTAAAAATGTGACGAGTTCAGCTCTGAATAGAGAAGAAACCAAAGGGATTCTtgagattttttatttcttttactcttttctGTCATTGGAATTTTTTGTCTTGAGCTTGCAATTGGAGCAATTATTGCCCATGTACCACAGAAATAATCTGTAAAAAATGTCAGAAGGGAGAGGTAGGCTCGCATAATGCATCGGCACGTCCTCCGCTCCTTATCTCCTCACCAAGGGCTCTGACCCAGAAAGCCAGTGCCGGTGATCCcagcccccggggctgggggctttgCGCTCGTGGTACAATTATTCACTTGGCAGATCTAATGGCCTGGTGCAACCTGTGCCCGTAACTGTGTCCGCAGGCTGTGCACCATTGCTGGGGTTGCCTTCAAGGAAGCCGTCCCTGATGGCTCCTGAGGCATCAGGTTTACGTGCAGTGCAAACCTCTGGGCGGGGCGCGTGGTCTCCAAAATACGTTGAGATCCCATGGCAGGTGCTATGGAAAGCCAAGGCTATCTTACCACGTCCTGCACGGGTTAATTCCCTGTAAGCACGTACACCTTAGAGTAAGGCCCTTCTTCAGAAGCACATGACGAGCCATGCTCTGAAGGAAAACCGCGGGAAGCCTGTCTTCAGAGTGAGAATCAGAGGGTAATTTGGGTTGAAGGCATCTCTGGGGGTCATCTAGTCTAACCCCTGTTCAAAGCAGAGCCAGCATCAAAGCTAGATCAGTCCGTCTCACTCTCAAAAATGTATGAAAAGGATTCCCCATCAGCGGTAATTTTGCAACCTCGTTAATTTTTCATGGTCCTTTGGAAAGCCAGCCTTGGTGGAGGTAACTCGGCAAGCGGGAGGATGGATACGCATCGCCCAGGGCCGACGGGACCTAGCTGGTATACATCCCCTGCCACGTACCTGTACACAGGATCGTGCATCACCACCATCTTACTCTCGTCCCAGGTCCACTCCTTTCTCTgtaagcagaaagcaaaaccaaaattacaGTGAGTCCAGTCGAAATGAAACTCCACCAGGCTGATGGGCAGGAACCCTGGAAAATGGCGCATTTGTCCCAAGCCGAATCCAGGCTACAGTTTGACTATATGAACAATGGCTGTTTCATCGGTATCTTGgataaaaatagatttctttgATCATTTATCATAATCTGGTCATCTGATCACA
This genomic window contains:
- the LOC140661252 gene encoding carboxyl-terminal PDZ ligand of neuronal nitric oxide synthase protein-like, coding for MPVKNRYNLVDDGCDSRVPLHNEEAFQHGIHFQAKYIGSLDVPRPNSRVEIVAAMRRIRYEFKAKNIKKKKVSIIVSVDGVKVILRKKQKRKEWTWDESKMVVMHDPVYRIFYVSHDSQDLKIFSYIARDGANNSFRCNVFKSKKKSQAMRVVRTVGQAFEVCHKLSLQHALQNADGQADGASDKSAEEQPLEVHQIKGSKITDADEVGVDSDGICVSERGPGELPAARGDLGVLKPGQASKDKNCQDTENCSLHPAGSQQLLSPSSPCSSASITPLASQHCLQLLQQQLLQQQQQTQVAVAQVQLLKDQLAAETAARIEAQARVRQLLLTNRDLLQHVSLLVRQLTVLEAREQHRQPVDRSLQNLSLAQSLSLNLKNHYSLDVHLPSTSTPASILGSPVAPGSLPALGPGDSYLNLISLERGGHRYGSKEGDECLAVLEGQDGLSRRVEGSEVSEFTLLNGSSQQKVDDTDRGDEDRRQQPIPKLNPPPPILRKRSSKTSPSLEVEVKPESAAHVSLPSPSISSLTSIAASSLTLLDPEARTPSRSAASSTEPVRAGTCQHAMGKDRTGESGQMSPLASIRDPAASEALAKDLATLASPTDSTLPFSPADDTCLHISFSEDELLEPELDTAVGPSRVPS